One Pectobacterium colocasium DNA segment encodes these proteins:
- the ilvN gene encoding acetolactate synthase small subunit: MRRILSVLLENESGALSRVVGLFSQRGYNIESLTVAPTEDPTLSRMTIQTVGDEKVLEQIEKQLHKLVDVLRVSELGQGAHVEREIMLVKLQATGYGREEVKRCADIFRGQIVDVTASLYTVQLAGTSDKLDAFLSAVREVAEIVEVARSGIVGVSRGDKIMR, translated from the coding sequence ATGCGGCGGATTTTGTCAGTATTACTTGAGAATGAATCAGGTGCCTTGTCACGTGTCGTCGGCCTGTTTTCACAGCGCGGTTACAACATCGAAAGCCTGACGGTAGCCCCAACCGAAGATCCTACGCTGTCCCGTATGACGATTCAGACGGTAGGTGATGAGAAAGTGCTGGAGCAGATCGAAAAGCAACTGCACAAGCTGGTGGATGTTCTGCGCGTCAGTGAACTGGGACAAGGTGCTCACGTTGAGCGTGAAATCATGCTGGTGAAGCTGCAAGCCACAGGATATGGCCGCGAAGAAGTGAAACGCTGCGCCGATATTTTCCGCGGTCAGATTGTTGATGTGACTGCCTCGCTTTACACCGTACAGCTTGCCGGCACCAGCGATAAACTGGATGCCTTCCTCAGCGCCGTGCGTGAAGTGGCCGAAATTGTTGAAGTAGCACGTTCTGGGATCGTCGGCGTATCACGCGGCGATAAAATCATGCGTTAA
- the ilvI gene encoding acetolactate synthase 3 large subunit, which yields MEMLSGAEMVVRSLIDQGVKHVFGYPGGAVLDIYDALHTVGGIEHILVRHEQGAVHMADGYARATGEVGVVLVTSGPGATNAITGIATAYMDSIPMVVLSGQVATSLIGYDSFQECDTVGISRPIVKHSFLVKKTEDVPTILKKAFYLASSGRPGPVVVDLPKDIMNPANKLPYVYPESVSMRSYNPTVQGHKGQIRRALQTLLAAKKPIIYSGGGVINAECHEELLTLAEKLNLPVTTSLMGLGGFPGTHRQCLGMLGMHGTYEANTAMHNADVIFAVGVRFDDRTTNNLAKYCPNATVLHIDVDPASISKTVNADIPIVGDAKQVLTLMLELLEQDGAPQQFDALRDWWQGIEQWRARHCLKYSTEGEKIKPQAVIETLHRLTEGKAYVASDVGQHQMFAALYYPFDLPRRWVNSGGLGTMGFGLPAALGIKLALPEETVICVTGDGSIQMNIQELSTALQYDLPVVVINLNNRFLGMVKQWQDMIYSGRHSSSYMESLPDFVKLAEAYGHIGISIDTPDELESKLSQALAQKDRLVFVDINIDSSEHVYPMQIRGGAMDEMWLSKTERT from the coding sequence ATGGAGATGTTGTCAGGCGCCGAAATGGTGGTCCGATCGTTGATCGATCAGGGCGTAAAACATGTGTTCGGTTATCCGGGCGGTGCGGTGCTGGATATTTATGATGCCCTGCATACGGTCGGCGGGATCGAGCATATTTTGGTGCGGCATGAGCAAGGTGCGGTACATATGGCCGATGGCTATGCGCGTGCGACGGGCGAGGTCGGCGTTGTGCTGGTCACGTCCGGCCCTGGTGCGACCAACGCCATTACCGGTATCGCCACGGCGTATATGGACTCCATTCCTATGGTGGTGTTGTCCGGTCAGGTTGCGACTTCGCTGATTGGTTATGATTCCTTTCAGGAATGCGACACGGTTGGGATTTCCCGCCCTATCGTGAAACACAGCTTTTTGGTCAAAAAGACCGAAGATGTCCCAACGATCCTGAAAAAAGCGTTTTATCTGGCGTCCAGCGGGCGTCCGGGCCCGGTCGTCGTCGATTTGCCGAAAGACATCATGAATCCGGCAAATAAGCTGCCGTACGTCTATCCTGAAAGCGTCAGCATGCGTTCCTATAATCCGACGGTTCAGGGGCACAAAGGCCAGATTCGTCGTGCGCTGCAAACGCTGCTAGCGGCAAAAAAACCGATTATCTACAGCGGCGGCGGCGTGATTAACGCGGAGTGTCACGAAGAGCTGCTGACGCTGGCGGAAAAACTTAACCTGCCAGTGACCACTTCTCTGATGGGACTCGGTGGTTTTCCCGGCACACACCGTCAGTGCCTCGGTATGCTGGGGATGCACGGGACGTATGAAGCCAATACGGCGATGCATAACGCCGATGTGATTTTCGCCGTGGGGGTGCGTTTCGACGACCGTACGACGAACAATCTGGCAAAGTATTGCCCGAATGCGACCGTACTGCACATTGATGTCGATCCCGCGTCGATTTCCAAAACGGTCAACGCCGATATCCCTATCGTTGGCGACGCTAAACAGGTGTTAACCCTGATGCTAGAGCTGCTGGAACAGGATGGCGCGCCGCAACAGTTCGATGCGCTACGCGACTGGTGGCAGGGCATTGAGCAGTGGCGTGCCCGTCACTGCCTGAAATACAGTACCGAAGGCGAGAAAATCAAACCGCAGGCGGTGATTGAAACGCTGCATCGTCTGACTGAAGGCAAAGCCTATGTGGCATCAGACGTTGGTCAGCACCAAATGTTCGCCGCGCTGTATTATCCGTTCGATTTACCGCGTCGCTGGGTGAACTCCGGCGGATTGGGCACGATGGGCTTTGGCCTGCCTGCGGCATTGGGTATCAAGCTCGCGCTGCCAGAAGAGACCGTGATTTGCGTAACGGGCGACGGCAGTATTCAGATGAATATTCAGGAGCTTTCTACGGCACTGCAATATGATTTGCCCGTTGTGGTCATCAACCTGAACAACCGCTTCCTCGGTATGGTGAAGCAGTGGCAGGACATGATTTACTCTGGCCGTCATTCCAGCTCTTACATGGAATCGCTACCGGATTTCGTCAAGCTGGCTGAAGCATACGGCCACATCGGGATTTCTATCGATACGCCGGACGAACTGGAAAGTAAGCTGTCGCAGGCGCTGGCGCAGAAAGATCGTCTGGTGTTTGTTGATATCAACATCGACAGCAGCGAGCATGTTTACCCCATGCAGATTCGCGGTGGGGCGATGGATGAAATGTGGTTGAGCAAAACGGAGAGGACCTGA
- a CDS encoding AMP-dependent synthetase/ligase, with protein MTNHLQPYHVVHRVQDRINQCAGRIALREWTPAGEQQLTWTQAGQRIRRIASALLALRVDVQERVAIFSHNSMNWSLADLALLHLRAISVPIYATNTAAQAAFIINDADIRTIFVGGQEQLDALLSLRESCPQLRNIIVMDDGVNLRGSDIAQSLQEFEAQAVDDFWRDEWQARIDSRDLNDLFTLIYTSGTTGEPKGVMLDYTNMAMQLKLHDDRLDMSENDVSLCFLPLSHVFERAWSFVIMHRGAQNVYLNNTNLVRDAMQAVKPTVMCAVPRFYEKVYSAIHEKVAQAPWYRQRLFNWAVTQGRHVFLANQAAKKAGFFRRVMHRYADRLVLGKLRQLLGGEIRFMPAAGARLDDNIILFFRAIGIRIIYGYGMTETCATVSCWEESRFRLGSIGTPLPGIEVRIGEENEIQVRGATIMRGYFHRPQETAETFTEDGWLRTGDAGELDANGNLFITERLKDLMKTSGGKYIAPQHLEGTLGQDRFIEQVAIIADTRKYVSALIVPCFEALEEYAHSINLKYHDRLELLRHSHIIELFEQRLREMQKELSRVEQVKKFTLLPIPFSMEEGELTPTLKLRRKIINQRYQLEIDAMYAES; from the coding sequence ATGACTAATCATTTACAGCCATATCATGTGGTGCACCGGGTTCAAGATCGGATCAATCAGTGTGCGGGTCGTATTGCGCTGCGCGAGTGGACGCCTGCGGGCGAACAACAGCTCACCTGGACACAGGCCGGACAGCGTATTCGGCGGATTGCCAGCGCGCTCCTGGCGCTGAGAGTCGACGTTCAGGAACGAGTTGCGATTTTCTCTCATAACTCGATGAATTGGTCGCTGGCCGACCTGGCGCTGCTGCACCTGCGTGCGATCAGCGTGCCAATCTATGCCACTAATACGGCGGCACAGGCGGCGTTTATCATCAATGATGCCGATATCCGTACGATATTCGTTGGTGGTCAGGAGCAGTTGGATGCGTTGCTGTCGTTACGCGAGAGCTGCCCGCAACTGCGAAATATTATCGTGATGGATGACGGCGTTAACCTGCGCGGTAGCGACATTGCGCAATCTCTACAGGAATTTGAAGCGCAGGCCGTAGACGATTTCTGGCGTGACGAATGGCAAGCGCGCATCGACAGTCGCGACCTCAACGATCTGTTTACGCTGATTTATACCTCTGGCACCACCGGTGAACCGAAAGGCGTCATGCTGGATTACACCAACATGGCGATGCAACTTAAGTTGCACGACGATCGCCTGGATATGTCGGAAAACGATGTATCACTTTGTTTCTTACCGCTTTCTCATGTATTTGAACGCGCGTGGAGCTTTGTCATTATGCATCGTGGCGCCCAGAACGTGTATCTCAACAACACGAATCTGGTTCGTGATGCGATGCAGGCGGTCAAACCTACCGTGATGTGCGCTGTACCGCGTTTTTATGAGAAAGTTTACAGCGCAATTCATGAAAAAGTGGCGCAGGCTCCCTGGTATCGTCAGCGGCTATTCAACTGGGCGGTGACGCAGGGGCGGCACGTCTTTCTGGCGAATCAGGCTGCAAAAAAGGCGGGGTTCTTCCGCCGCGTTATGCATCGCTATGCCGACCGTCTGGTGTTAGGGAAACTGCGCCAGCTTCTGGGAGGAGAAATTCGCTTTATGCCCGCAGCGGGCGCGCGACTGGATGACAACATCATTCTGTTTTTCCGCGCGATCGGGATTCGCATCATTTACGGTTACGGCATGACCGAAACCTGTGCTACGGTTTCCTGCTGGGAAGAGAGCCGTTTCCGCTTAGGCTCTATCGGTACGCCGCTGCCGGGTATTGAAGTTCGTATTGGTGAGGAAAACGAGATTCAGGTACGCGGTGCGACCATCATGCGGGGTTATTTCCATCGCCCGCAGGAAACCGCAGAAACCTTTACTGAGGACGGCTGGTTGAGAACTGGCGATGCGGGAGAGCTGGATGCCAACGGTAACCTGTTTATTACCGAACGCTTGAAGGATCTGATGAAAACGTCGGGCGGTAAATATATTGCCCCACAGCATCTGGAAGGGACGCTGGGACAGGATCGTTTCATCGAGCAGGTGGCGATTATCGCGGATACGCGCAAGTACGTGTCTGCGCTGATTGTTCCCTGTTTCGAAGCACTGGAAGAATACGCTCACTCCATCAATCTGAAGTACCACGATCGGCTGGAATTGCTGCGTCACAGCCATATTATTGAGCTGTTCGAGCAGCGCCTGCGGGAGATGCAGAAGGAACTTTCTCGGGTTGAGCAGGTGAAGAAATTCACGCTGTTGCCTATACCATTTTCGATGGAGGAAGGGGAGCTGACGCCAACGCTCAAGCTACGCAGGAAGATTATCAACCAGCGTTACCAGTTGGAAATTGATGCGATGTACGCAGAATCCTGA
- the leuL gene encoding leu operon leader peptide, translating to MFNFTVLLSLLLNASFLRGRFVGRIQN from the coding sequence ATGTTCAACTTTACTGTCCTACTAAGCCTACTACTAAACGCATCCTTCTTGCGCGGTAGGTTTGTGGGCAGAATTCAGAACTAA
- the leuA gene encoding 2-isopropylmalate synthase, whose translation MSEQVIIFDTTLRDGEQALQASLSVKEKLQIAFALERMGVDVMEVGFPVSSPGDFESVQTIARNIKNSRVCGLTRCVEKDIDVAAEALRVADAFRIHTFIATSPMHIATKLRSTLDEVIERAIYMIKRARNYTDDVEFSCEDAGRTPIPDLCRVVEAAINAGARTINIPDTVGYTMPHEFGNIISSLYQRVPNIDKAIISVHTHDDLGLAVGNAMAAVHAGARQVEGTLNGIGERAGNCSLEEVIMAIKTRHNILNVHTNINHQEIYRTSQLVSQICNMPIPANKAVVGANAFAHSSGIHQDGVLKNRENYEIMTPESIGLKEVQLNLTSRSGRAAVKHRMEEMGYQDSDYNLDDLYSAFLKLADKKGQVFDYDLEALAFINRQQEEPEFYHLDYFSVQSGSSVMATASVKLICGEETQSEAATGNGPVDAVYQAINRITGYQISLVKYQLTAKGQGRDALGQVDIVADYQGRRFHGVGLATDIVESSAQAMVNVLNNIKRAQQVEKEIQRLQQHNSQQQNDSKQQNSQETV comes from the coding sequence ATGAGCGAGCAAGTCATTATTTTTGATACCACATTACGCGATGGTGAGCAGGCTTTACAGGCGAGTCTGAGTGTAAAAGAAAAGCTGCAAATTGCTTTCGCCCTGGAACGTATGGGCGTTGATGTTATGGAAGTGGGCTTTCCAGTTTCCTCTCCCGGCGACTTTGAATCCGTTCAGACCATCGCCCGCAACATCAAAAACAGTCGTGTGTGCGGCCTGACCCGCTGTGTCGAAAAGGACATCGATGTCGCCGCAGAAGCGCTGCGTGTCGCAGACGCCTTCCGTATTCATACGTTTATCGCAACCTCACCGATGCACATCGCGACCAAGCTGCGCAGCACGCTGGACGAGGTGATCGAACGCGCCATCTACATGATCAAACGCGCGCGTAACTATACAGACGATGTCGAATTCTCATGCGAAGATGCAGGCCGTACGCCAATCCCGGATCTGTGTCGCGTGGTTGAGGCTGCCATCAACGCCGGCGCCCGCACTATCAATATCCCGGATACCGTCGGCTATACCATGCCGCATGAGTTCGGCAACATCATCTCCTCTTTGTACCAACGCGTTCCTAATATCGATAAAGCCATTATTTCTGTTCACACCCACGACGATCTGGGTTTGGCCGTCGGCAACGCTATGGCGGCGGTGCACGCCGGGGCTCGTCAGGTAGAAGGCACATTGAACGGTATCGGCGAACGTGCGGGTAACTGTTCACTGGAAGAAGTCATCATGGCGATCAAAACCCGCCATAACATCCTGAATGTCCACACCAATATCAATCATCAGGAAATCTACCGCACCAGCCAGTTGGTCAGCCAGATTTGTAATATGCCTATCCCTGCTAACAAAGCGGTGGTAGGTGCCAACGCCTTCGCTCACTCTTCCGGTATTCACCAGGATGGCGTGCTGAAGAACCGTGAAAACTACGAAATCATGACGCCGGAATCCATTGGCCTGAAAGAAGTGCAGTTGAACCTGACTTCCCGTTCCGGTCGCGCCGCGGTGAAACACCGCATGGAAGAAATGGGCTATCAGGACAGCGATTACAATCTGGACGATCTGTACTCCGCCTTCCTGAAACTGGCAGATAAGAAAGGTCAGGTCTTTGATTACGATCTGGAAGCGCTGGCCTTTATCAACCGTCAGCAGGAAGAGCCTGAGTTCTACCATCTGGATTATTTCAGCGTTCAGTCCGGCTCCAGTGTGATGGCAACCGCCTCCGTCAAACTGATCTGCGGCGAAGAGACCCAGTCAGAAGCCGCGACGGGGAATGGCCCGGTCGATGCCGTTTATCAGGCAATCAACCGCATTACCGGTTATCAGATTTCACTGGTTAAATACCAACTGACTGCCAAAGGTCAGGGTCGTGATGCGCTGGGTCAGGTTGATATCGTTGCAGATTATCAGGGCCGCCGTTTCCACGGCGTCGGTCTGGCGACGGATATCGTTGAATCTTCCGCACAGGCAATGGTAAATGTATTAAACAACATCAAACGTGCTCAGCAGGTAGAAAAAGAAATTCAACGTCTGCAGCAGCACAATAGCCAACAACAAAACGATAGCAAACAACAAAACAGTCAGGAAACAGTGTGA
- the leuB gene encoding 3-isopropylmalate dehydrogenase: MTKSYHIAVLPGDGIGPEVMAQAHKVLDAVRQRFGIRITTSEYDVGGIAIDRQGTPLPQATIAGCEQADAILFGSVGGPKWEHLPPAEQPERGALLPLRKHFKLFSNLRPARLYQGLEAFCPLRSDIAAKGFDILCVRELTGGIYFGQPKGREGSGQYERAFDTEVYHRFEIERIAHIAFESARKRRSIVTSIDKANVLQSSIMWREIVNEVAKAYPDVKLSHLYIDNATMQLIKDPSQFDVMLCSNLFGDILSDECAMITGSMGMLPSASLNEQGFGLYEPAGGSAPDIAGKDIANPIAQILSLALLLRYSLGADDVADAIEKAVNTALAEGYRTADLASTSNAIGTNEMGDVIARFVAQGA, encoded by the coding sequence ATGACAAAGAGCTACCATATCGCCGTTTTACCCGGAGACGGCATTGGCCCGGAAGTAATGGCGCAGGCCCATAAAGTACTGGATGCGGTACGTCAGCGTTTTGGCATCCGCATTACCACCAGCGAATATGACGTTGGCGGTATCGCCATTGACCGTCAGGGCACACCGCTGCCGCAGGCAACCATTGCGGGCTGTGAGCAGGCCGATGCAATTCTGTTCGGTTCCGTGGGCGGCCCGAAATGGGAACACCTGCCACCGGCAGAGCAGCCGGAGCGCGGTGCGTTGTTGCCTTTGCGTAAACACTTCAAACTGTTCAGCAACCTGCGCCCTGCTCGCTTGTATCAGGGGCTGGAAGCGTTTTGCCCACTGCGTAGCGACATCGCCGCGAAAGGCTTTGATATTCTGTGCGTCCGCGAACTGACGGGCGGCATCTACTTCGGCCAGCCAAAAGGGCGTGAAGGTAGCGGTCAGTATGAGCGTGCTTTCGATACCGAGGTGTATCACCGTTTCGAGATTGAGCGTATCGCGCACATCGCGTTTGAATCCGCTCGCAAACGTCGCAGCATCGTGACCTCTATTGATAAAGCCAACGTGCTGCAAAGTTCGATTATGTGGCGCGAAATCGTTAATGAAGTCGCCAAAGCCTATCCAGATGTGAAGCTGTCTCATCTGTATATTGATAACGCGACGATGCAGTTAATTAAAGATCCGTCTCAGTTTGACGTGATGCTGTGTTCTAACCTGTTCGGTGACATTCTGTCCGACGAGTGCGCCATGATCACCGGTTCAATGGGCATGCTGCCTTCCGCAAGCCTGAACGAGCAAGGCTTTGGCCTGTACGAGCCTGCTGGCGGCTCCGCGCCGGATATCGCAGGTAAAGACATTGCCAACCCGATTGCGCAGATTCTGTCGCTGGCGCTGCTGCTGCGCTACAGCCTGGGTGCGGATGATGTCGCAGACGCGATCGAAAAAGCGGTCAATACCGCACTGGCTGAAGGTTACCGTACCGCCGATCTGGCAAGTACCAGCAACGCGATCGGTACCAATGAAATGGGCGACGTGATTGCGCGTTTTGTGGCGCAAGGGGCATAA
- the leuC gene encoding 3-isopropylmalate dehydratase large subunit → MGKTLYQKLFEAHVVHEAPNETPLLYIDRHLVHEVTSPQAFDGLRAMGRKVRQPGKTFATMDHNVSTQTKDINASGEMARIQMQELIKNCAEFGVQLYDLNHPYQGIVHVIGPEQGMTLPGMTIVCGDSHTATHGAFGSLAFGIGTSEVEHVLATQTLKQGRAKTMKIEVTGDTPHGITAKDIVLAIIGKTGSAGGTGHVVEFCGTAIRALSMEGRMTLCNMAIEMGAKAGLVAPDETTFNYLKGRQFAPKDANWDAAVAYWNTLKSDDDAQFDTVVTLDAAQIAPQVTWGTNPGQVIAVNQEIPNPDSFSDPVERASAAKALAYMDLQPGIKLTDVKIDKVFIGSCTNSRIEDLRAAAEIAKGRKVAAGVQAIVVPGSGPVKTMAELEGLDKVFIEAGFEWRLPGCSMCLAMNNDRLNPGERCASTSNRNFEGRQGRAGRTHLVSPAMAAAAAVTGRFADVRELN, encoded by the coding sequence ATGGGTAAGACGTTATATCAAAAATTGTTCGAAGCGCACGTGGTTCATGAAGCGCCAAACGAAACGCCGCTGCTGTATATCGACAGACATCTGGTACACGAAGTGACTTCCCCGCAGGCGTTCGACGGCCTGCGCGCGATGGGCCGCAAGGTTCGTCAACCGGGGAAAACTTTCGCGACGATGGACCACAACGTGTCCACGCAGACCAAAGACATCAACGCCAGTGGCGAGATGGCCCGCATTCAGATGCAGGAGCTGATCAAAAACTGTGCGGAATTCGGCGTTCAGCTGTATGACCTGAACCACCCGTATCAGGGCATCGTTCACGTTATTGGGCCTGAGCAAGGAATGACGCTGCCGGGCATGACCATTGTCTGCGGTGATTCGCACACGGCAACGCACGGCGCATTTGGTTCACTGGCTTTCGGCATCGGTACGTCGGAAGTGGAACATGTGCTGGCGACACAAACCCTGAAGCAGGGTCGCGCCAAAACCATGAAGATTGAAGTCACCGGCGATACGCCACACGGCATCACCGCAAAAGACATTGTGCTGGCGATCATCGGTAAAACCGGTAGCGCAGGCGGCACCGGTCACGTGGTTGAATTCTGCGGCACCGCTATTCGTGCACTGAGCATGGAAGGTCGTATGACGCTGTGCAACATGGCGATAGAGATGGGGGCGAAAGCCGGGCTGGTCGCGCCGGATGAAACTACCTTCAACTACCTGAAAGGCCGTCAGTTTGCGCCGAAAGACGCCAACTGGGACGCTGCCGTTGCCTACTGGAACACGCTGAAATCGGATGATGATGCGCAGTTCGATACGGTTGTCACGCTGGACGCTGCTCAGATCGCACCGCAGGTCACCTGGGGCACCAACCCCGGTCAGGTTATCGCCGTCAATCAGGAAATCCCTAACCCAGATTCCTTCAGCGATCCGGTAGAGCGCGCCTCTGCCGCCAAAGCATTGGCTTATATGGATCTGCAACCCGGCATCAAACTGACCGACGTGAAGATCGATAAGGTTTTCATTGGTTCCTGCACCAACTCGCGCATTGAAGATTTGCGTGCTGCGGCAGAAATCGCCAAAGGGCGCAAAGTCGCCGCTGGCGTACAGGCTATCGTTGTACCCGGCTCCGGCCCGGTAAAAACCATGGCAGAGCTGGAAGGGCTGGATAAAGTGTTCATCGAAGCAGGCTTTGAGTGGCGCTTACCGGGCTGCTCCATGTGTCTGGCGATGAACAATGACCGCCTGAACCCCGGCGAGCGTTGCGCCTCAACCAGTAACCGTAACTTTGAAGGCCGTCAGGGGCGCGCAGGCCGCACCCATCTGGTCAGCCCGGCAATGGCTGCGGCTGCCGCGGTGACGGGTCGCTTTGCTGACGTCCGCGAGTTGAATTAA
- the leuD gene encoding 3-isopropylmalate dehydratase small subunit, whose product MAKFTQHTGLVVPLDAANVDTDAIIPKQFLQKVTRTGFGQHLFHDWRFLDDAGQQPNPEFVLNKPHYKGASILLARENFGCGSSREHAPWALTDYGFKVVIAPSFADIFYGNSFNNQLLPVKLSDEEVDELFKLVDGQEGINFTVDLENQVVQAGSKSYPFEIDSFRRHCMINGLDSIGLTLQHEASITEYEKNQPAFLN is encoded by the coding sequence ATGGCTAAATTTACTCAACACACGGGTCTGGTGGTTCCTCTGGATGCCGCTAACGTCGATACCGACGCCATCATTCCCAAGCAGTTTCTGCAAAAGGTGACGCGTACCGGTTTCGGCCAACACTTGTTCCACGACTGGCGTTTTCTGGACGATGCGGGTCAACAGCCTAACCCTGAGTTTGTGCTGAACAAGCCGCATTACAAAGGGGCAAGTATCCTGCTGGCGCGGGAAAACTTCGGCTGCGGCTCTTCCCGTGAGCATGCGCCGTGGGCGCTGACCGATTACGGCTTCAAAGTCGTTATCGCGCCAAGCTTCGCCGATATCTTCTACGGCAACTCGTTTAACAACCAGTTGCTGCCGGTGAAACTGAGCGACGAGGAAGTAGACGAGCTGTTCAAGCTGGTTGACGGGCAGGAAGGCATTAACTTCACGGTCGATCTGGAAAATCAGGTCGTGCAGGCGGGCAGCAAAAGCTATCCGTTTGAAATCGACAGTTTCCGCCGTCACTGCATGATAAACGGGTTGGACAGCATCGGACTGACACTGCAACACGAAGCGTCTATCACCGAGTATGAAAAGAATCAGCCTGCCTTTTTGAACTGA
- a CDS encoding AzlD domain-containing protein has protein sequence MSWLLIFVLAGIVFFNRYIFLEPAVPVKIPVLLHRALKYSAPCLLTAICGPIILMEHGVIRAFPDNPYFLGAMVSVVISFFIRNIVVAVLLSMLAFYLIAGLL, from the coding sequence ATGAGTTGGTTATTGATATTCGTTCTGGCAGGGATCGTGTTTTTTAATCGCTATATCTTTCTCGAACCTGCGGTGCCGGTAAAAATTCCGGTTTTACTCCATCGAGCATTAAAGTATTCCGCGCCATGCTTACTCACCGCGATTTGTGGGCCAATTATCTTGATGGAACACGGCGTGATTCGCGCATTTCCTGATAACCCGTATTTTCTCGGCGCGATGGTGAGTGTGGTGATTTCCTTTTTTATCAGAAATATTGTGGTCGCGGTACTCTTGAGTATGCTGGCTTTTTATTTGATTGCCGGGTTGCTGTAA
- a CDS encoding AzlC family ABC transporter permease, with amino-acid sequence MENTVVHSSSVAKDTISPWKHFMTGVVEMLPLCLSVVPWGILAGSMAIQSGLSVGQSIGMSAIIFAGAAQLVSLGLLMSGANVATLLISVFFITAQHLIYGLTLREYVSTLRLSKRLPIGYLLSDELFALSEKKDRKNNFSASYLVGAGLTFYISWNIFSIMGVVMASSVPDLDKYHLDYSIVATFITIVVPMIKKISTFSGVLFSLLLSMLLSYFKIEGAIAIAGVGGMFFSVFIATVLKEEK; translated from the coding sequence ATGGAAAATACCGTAGTCCATTCATCTTCTGTAGCAAAAGACACAATTAGCCCTTGGAAGCACTTTATGACCGGTGTGGTTGAGATGCTGCCGCTCTGTTTATCCGTTGTGCCCTGGGGTATTCTGGCCGGCTCGATGGCCATCCAGTCGGGATTATCCGTCGGACAAAGTATCGGGATGTCCGCTATTATTTTTGCAGGGGCGGCACAATTAGTTTCGTTGGGATTGCTGATGTCTGGGGCGAATGTCGCGACACTATTAATCTCCGTTTTTTTTATTACCGCACAACACCTAATATATGGCCTGACGTTACGCGAATATGTTTCAACGTTAAGATTAAGCAAACGTCTTCCTATCGGATATTTATTATCGGATGAGCTTTTTGCACTCAGTGAAAAGAAAGACAGGAAGAATAATTTTAGTGCCAGTTATTTAGTGGGCGCAGGCCTGACCTTTTATATTTCTTGGAATATCTTCAGCATTATGGGGGTGGTGATGGCGTCTTCTGTGCCTGATTTGGATAAGTATCACCTTGATTACTCTATCGTTGCCACGTTCATTACCATCGTTGTGCCGATGATAAAGAAGATCAGTACCTTCTCTGGCGTCCTGTTTTCTCTGCTGCTATCGATGCTATTGAGTTATTTCAAGATAGAAGGTGCCATCGCTATCGCTGGTGTTGGCGGCATGTTTTTCTCTGTATTCATCGCGACCGTGCTTAAGGAGGAAAAATGA